A single genomic interval of Streptomyces sp. 1222.5 harbors:
- a CDS encoding metallopeptidase TldD-related protein — MSARTHKPHEIVEQALALSRADGCVVIADEHSTANLRWAGNALTTNGVTRGRTLTVIATVDGKEGTASGVVSRSAVTADELEPLVRAAEAAARGAAPAEDAQPLVGGVPRSPDFTDAPAETSSAVFADFAPALGEAFARARAGGRELYGFANHELVSTYVGTSTGLRLRHDQPTGTLELNAKSPDRTRSAWAGRSTRDFKDVDPGALDAELAVRLGWAERRVELPAGRYETLLPPTAVADLLIYQLWSASGRDAAEGRTVFSKPGGGTRVGEKLSELPLTLRSDPNEPGLECPPFVVAHSSGGDQSVFDNGLPTHATEWVDEGVLKHLTTTRHSAGLTGLPVAPALGNLILDGGSDRSLDQMVADTERGLLLTCLWYIREVDPATLLLTGLTRDGVYLVENGEVTGQVNNFRFNESPVGLLGRAAEAGRTEKTLPREWSDWFTRAAMPALRIPDFNMSSVSQGV; from the coding sequence ATGAGCGCCCGCACCCACAAGCCGCACGAGATCGTCGAGCAGGCCCTGGCGCTGTCACGTGCCGACGGCTGCGTCGTCATCGCGGACGAGCACTCCACCGCCAACCTGCGCTGGGCCGGCAACGCGCTCACCACGAACGGCGTGACGCGCGGCCGTACGCTCACCGTGATCGCGACCGTGGACGGCAAGGAGGGCACCGCCTCCGGGGTGGTGTCCCGGTCGGCGGTCACCGCGGACGAGCTGGAGCCCCTGGTACGGGCCGCCGAGGCCGCCGCGCGCGGGGCCGCACCGGCGGAGGACGCGCAGCCGCTGGTCGGCGGCGTGCCCCGGTCGCCGGACTTCACGGACGCGCCCGCCGAGACCTCCTCCGCGGTGTTCGCCGACTTCGCCCCGGCGCTCGGCGAGGCGTTCGCACGCGCGCGTGCGGGCGGCCGGGAGCTGTACGGCTTCGCCAACCACGAGCTGGTCTCCACGTATGTCGGCACCTCCACCGGGCTGCGCCTGCGGCACGACCAGCCCACCGGCACGCTGGAGCTGAACGCCAAGTCGCCCGACCGCACCCGTTCGGCCTGGGCCGGCCGGTCCACGCGGGACTTCAAGGACGTCGACCCCGGGGCGCTCGACGCCGAGCTCGCCGTACGGCTCGGCTGGGCGGAGCGGCGCGTGGAGCTGCCCGCCGGCCGCTACGAGACGCTGCTGCCCCCGACCGCGGTCGCGGACCTGCTGATCTACCAGCTGTGGTCGGCGTCGGGCCGGGACGCGGCCGAGGGGCGGACGGTGTTCTCCAAGCCGGGCGGCGGCACCCGCGTCGGCGAGAAGCTGAGCGAGCTGCCGCTGACCCTGCGCAGCGACCCGAACGAGCCGGGCCTGGAGTGCCCGCCCTTCGTCGTCGCCCACTCCTCCGGCGGCGACCAGTCGGTGTTCGACAACGGACTGCCCACGCACGCGACCGAGTGGGTCGACGAGGGGGTGCTGAAGCACCTGACCACCACCCGGCACAGCGCGGGCCTGACGGGGCTGCCGGTCGCCCCGGCGCTCGGGAACCTGATCCTGGACGGCGGGAGCGACCGCTCGCTGGACCAGATGGTCGCGGACACCGAGCGCGGGCTGCTGCTGACCTGCCTGTGGTACATCCGCGAGGTCGACCCGGCGACGCTGCTGCTCACCGGTCTGACCCGGGACGGCGTCTACCTCGTGGAGAACGGCGAGGTGACCGGGCAGGTGAACAACTTCCGGTTCAACGAGTCCCCGGTGGGCCTGCTGGGCCGGGCCGCGGAGGCCGGACGCACG